TGAATCGGCGTGTCCAGTCAGATACCACCAGCAGCCTCGTGCGCCAGCTGATTTGTTTGCTGAATTCATTGAAGCAACAAGAGCATTAGACATGTTGCTGATGAATCAGAAATATGGGGCACAAGTGTGGTAGCATGATCTACTTTGCTGTCATGGAAAGGGAAACACTTACGTCGCATACACGGAGTACCAGAGCCACTGAGTGCTGTGGCCAATGGAGATCCAGTCTCCGGGGAGCTGTGCGGCAGTTTGCTCACCTCCTAGTGGAGCGAATTGGCCCAGATGCCGGTACCTGAAGGATTAACGAAGTGATAGAATCAGATTCTGAGAAGAAAAGGTGAACACTTTTGGAGCTATGTTGTGGCAACTGGCAAAGCATGGTACACAGCAATTGCATCAGGACGAAGACAATGAAATCGATTTGACCAACTGTGAAAACATCGAGCAAACGGGTGATGGAATAGGAACCTGAAAGGACGGAAGCGATGGCGGCCTTCTCCCCTGATGCGGATAGGGCCTTCAGGATGTTCTTCAGCATCCTTCATCTTGTTAAAACACCTAGCAAGATATTGCCCTTGCTGCGAAGCCACCTGgccaggaaaaaaaagaagctaGTTAAAAATTTTGGACACAAGGAGCGTACTGAAATCAAATTGGCTACTTGAAAACTGTTGAATCAGTTAATActctgaagaagaaaaaaaaataaaaacctgAGCAGTTGCAGGTAGGAATTTGACTTGCGAGTCCACCAATGAAAGAGCCTTCTTGAATTCTTCGATATTCAGCTCCACAGATTCCTTCTCAGCATCTCCTTTGGCACTCCTCACTAAATCGGCAATACCATTCATTTGCTTGCTCTTAAGGTAGAGCTGCACTTGTGGGTATCTAACGTAAATATCATCCAACACATCTTGAATCTCTTTGACAGTCAAGGTTCCAGACTTATCTTTATCTGCAACTCTGaatatttctgcaatatcttcCTGCAAGCATTATTATACATAATGATCAATAAGTACCTAAATTCAAATAACAGTCTAGCAAAATATTTATGGTTCATTGGCTTAAAGGCTGTATTACAGATACTCAATGCTGACCAACTGTAAAATCATGTCCATATGTGATGATAAGGATCAAGTGAACTAATGTCATTTATGGGTGTCTAAAAAAAGTGTCATTCATGGGTGCTCCTACTGAGACATTAGCTTCTACTTAGGGAATATATATTTCAGAAGATTTTGCTCCTTATGAGTCAATAGACAAAATCTAAGAATGCTAGTAAaaagtctttttttttgttgaaaagcTGTAACAAAATTTATATGGGTTTGCGATTAAACAAGATTGCAATATAATCGTATGAGACAAGAGCTACATAAACGGCTCTTCTCTTGTTCGTAGAACCTTTCTCTGATGGAGATCAACAGGAAATCAGGCAGACCACTAACTAACAACAGAACAAGTAATGGGTTTCCATTACATACCATTACTCTCCTCTGGTTTATTGTAGCACAATCGCCAATTGCGTAGACACCATCACATTCACGGACCCTGAGCCACTCATCAGTGGCTAAGACACGCCTATTCCCCTGTATATGCAGGGATATTAATAGTTAATAGTCAGGTAACTTAATTGCAGCAGAAAGCTGAATCAACTCCGAGTTTATGTCTACCTGGCCAATTTGTTTCATGAATTCCACAATGAATGGACGAGTTCCAATACCAGTCGACCAGACAGCCATTCCATAAGGAACTGAGATGTCCCCGGCTGCAGGATTTTGCATGGTAATCGCATCCTTAGAGACCTTCACAACTTTGTATCCAGTTTTTACATCAATGCCATCCCTTCCAAACTTATCCTCAGCAAAGTTTGTTATCCTCTTGTCAAACCTTTAGGAAATGCAGGCAATCATTAGTACAGGAAGTGATGTTACTCAAACATAAATTTTTTAGGACAAAACAATACGAGGATATATTCTTACATGGTCAATATGTGATCAGCAGCTTCGATCAATGATATCTTGACAAGGTGCTGAATTGAGGGATAAAGCTTGGATAAATCTTCAGTAACAAAATCACGCAAAGATGCTGCAAATTCCACTCCAGTAGGCCCACCACCTACTACAACAAAATgaaggttcttcttcctctcttcttcaTCCAGGAAGGGGAGGCTTGCTCTCTCAAAGCAGTCCATCACACTACGCCGGATCTTTTGAGCATCCTCAACTTCCTGCGATTAAAGGAGGATAAAATGAGCAAAGCAATATGATGCTACAGACCTAAGTACCTAACATCTCACATATATTCAGAAATCACATCATAAACTCGTAGTGGAAGGTTACCTTCAAGAAGTGGCAATTCTCAACCACACCAGGAGTATTGAATGTATTCGTCCTAGCTCCGACAGCTACCACAAGATAGTCGTAGTCAACCAAGAACTCGCCATTACCCTCAAGATTTGTCCCAATATTCGAGCGGCAATGGATTTTCTTGTTCTGTGAATCAATCTTGAAGCATTCTGCTTCCCAAAATTTGATTTCTCCACCTTTCTGTTATTCATAACAGACAAAAGCATGAATTTTAGTCTATTGGAAACAGATGCAGACATCTAACTAAAGTAGTGCCGAGTATTTGTAATAATTCAAACATGAATTTGTTGGTCCCTTGATAAAAGAAGAACATGAATAAAGAAATATGGCTGCTCCTAAATGATTCAAAACTTGCAACTTCTTGTATGAGTGGGACTCAATTGGTGAGATGCAAGACGCTAATGTCAGGAAGATGGGAAACTTAATTGGTACATGGTCGAAAAATAAAGCATCCTAGTGCTTCCAGTAAACAGTGTTCAATGGGAAAATAATCCATGCTGCCACTAAAAACTCAAAAAACAATTCAATCAGGCAGGAAAGCAGAGATTCTAGCTATGTAATGTGTTATATTGCTCTTATCTGAAAACCAATACCAATCAATCCTATATTAAGGCAGAACTGGACCCTGAATTGACTAATGGATCTATTGAAATATAGATGATAGAAGTAGACACAATGGAAGTGCTAGCATTAACAGTAAAGGACCCCCATAAATTCTGGAAAACAGCATACCTTCTCCAAAATCCTACGAATTGGCTCAACAATGCTCCTTGGCTCAACTGTTCCAGATGTGACACTTGGGAGCAATGGCGTAAACGCAAAGTAGTTCCGAGGAGATATGACCTGCACATCGTACAATCTGCTGTCCAGATTCCTCAGGAATGTGGTGCCACCCCAACCAGTCCCAAGCACCACAACTTTTTTCCTCTGAGGAAGCTGGGGCTTCTCAACAGCAGCATCTGATCCGGAGTCCGCATACGCAACGAGGCCTCCACTACTGCAAATTCAGCAACGTAGTGAGCAATCGTCCAATCGACTTGAAAATGAGTCAGGTTGCAGCATTGTTCAGTCATCTTTAGAGAACCTAATCTTTGTGTTACAAACTGAAGCCACCTCATTATCTGCCTACTATTCGAAAAAAAGGGATAGCATGTAGCAGACCTTGACAAAAACATAAAAGTTCCTGTTCTGTGGTTTTACGCTATTGAAAGAGAAACATCTGTTCTACATTTTCTGATGTTTCATTTTGCCAAACAAGCGAATTACGAGAtacctttgttttttttaactCAGGACtctgaagaaaaagagaaagcatAGTACTTTACAACAGACAGCAACATGTTCCATGTTAGTTGGCACATGAGCACTCCCAACACACCAAACTATAGTTTTTGTTTTTAATTCCGGTTTCTGGCCGTGCCTGTAATTAAATATTGGAAAAGCACAGGCACAAGTATGGAACAAGGAAATGCTGAAACATGCCTAGTGGTGTCACGGAACGGAGAAATCAAAGGCAGTTTTTTCTTGCTGGTCAAATGTGCCAGCGTTGAACACTCGGGTCCCAACGATGTTGGGACACGCTGGCTCTCCATGGAGTGGAGAAATCAAAGAGGACGTCCCTTTCTTCTAGGCCACATGGAGCACCGTGGAATGTTCATTCATACAGTACCAAGAGTCAACAGAGAACGACGTGGGGACGcctcagattttttttctttgaaatgaATAATAAATTTTGTGGCTGATCTAACATTTTGAGATCCCTGGAAAGGGACTGTAGCCAACGCATGTGAAAGCAAAATCGAACAAGGCGGCCGTCGAGATTTCATTTTCGGCGGaggtaaaaaatagaaaaagcaAAGGCCGCAAATTTATGCCCCCCTCCAAGATCTGCGGGGACCGAAATGAGCAGTGATTACGGGGCGAATGGAATGAACAAAGGGCAGAGCCTGGCTGCAGGTAGAGCCAGGTGCATGGGTTCCGGAGCAGGGCGATCGAACAGGACGGCGAAATTGCGCGCAGGAGCTCGCAAGGTCGCCCGGATTCCAGGGTTGGTTCGCGGAGGAGGCACATCGCAGTCGCAGCGACACGGGAGCGAACTCGAAGCATAATAATTGGAGGGAAAGGGAGTCGGTTTACAGAACAGGGAGAtgccgggaggaggagggagagggagaagggtcCGAAGGGTTGGTCGACGAGCGAAAGCGGTGACGGTACCGTAcctcgcggcggcgacgacgaggaggaggttggagacgccggggcggcggcgggcgccgccggacGCGCCGTCCCACAGGAACGCGGCCCACCTCATGGTCACCGCTCCCCTGCTCCTGGGTCCGCCGGTTTCTTCGCGTGCGCGCTCCGGTGGTGCTGGAAGCAACAGCCGAGCGGAAGAAGGTGGGAGGGGATGGAGGAGGAGAATGGCCGGCGCCGcaagcaaaggaaagggaaggcTGGCTCTACTTTATACCGGGACGACTCGCAGCTTCCACCGATCTGCCCAACTGGTCGATCTCCCAGTCcaagtgaagcgtcccctcgtAATGAAgattaaaagtgatacaatatcactcttaggaggctgataacatttttattatattagatggtacatcaccgtataactctacgcggaagtagacagtgaagcgccactatcgcaaGGATagcaactaacacccacaccaCGGTATTAACTACGAAAAAAgaatcatcagagtcttgcgtcaTGCGGaacctcctgcgggtgaccctaatccacaggcaaggttaggtgcaggacggaacctctactcgacgtcttcgggaacgaagtctgcatctttttctgtaaaaattaagaatggggtgagtacaaacgtactcagcaagtccaaccacacccacggatgaggtataaacagaatataatacaCATGATAAATCAAGAATAAgactagggtttaatttgcggaaattaatcttttatgcatgggttcatttgaaagaaaggattttcaaagcaagtttttcttTTACCAAATAACACATAATGTTGGCCCACACAGGACCCaaattttaaactgctaccggactcctcatccgccgtagcacacggcacaactgccggacacatttccaaaacaactcacgccaacccatcccaaaataaacactagttatgtgaccacaccgtaccaagttgtattgtgcataaggtcctaagcgttctagcagtgataaatgtccaaacaaaacacattcagacattaatctaggtggtcaaggaatggttataacaaatcaaggggtggctatccaaccatgttttcagcaggtaaaacatatgcaattttataaaacagggcaataggttgtgtttatgaAAATTAGGACAAAATATACATCAAAGggtgagattgaacttgccgtcttcaaagccttccgggaggtcctggtcgaagtactgtccttcgggctcggggtcgcgaaactggtcctcattcgcttgctcgcagtactgctcgtcgacgggttctcactcgttcacaccgtgatctatgatgcgtacaaacaaacacacaaccaataaaaagaaataaaagttttatcgttgagctcgaatcggaaacagtTACGATATGAAGATATGAGTAATATCTCTGgacggtttcctaatggcatggccaaaactataatatgaatggcgtggtaaagtttcaggttgatcggagattgtttggcgcataaaatgataggtcagagAGGGGTTTAGGGGTCGAACGGGGTTCAAgggcctttttgtaaatatttttgagggGCAAGGGCTTGGTTGTAATTTTATAAAACATCGGGGTCACTCTGGAAAAGTGTAGGGGCATTTTTGGAATTAAGtttatggtggaagggtttatttgcGAATAGAGAAAATATAAAAGGGCTCTTTTGTAAATGAACTAGAGAGGTGGGAGGACCTTTAATGAAATAATAGGAAAGGCAGGGGGGTATAGGCATAAATGCCCCCCTTTCTTCCTACTTTCCctactgggaaacaggggaatGGGggtggcgcgacggcggcggcctgatTCGGGCGCCCagggcgaaggcggcggccgggaggagaggggaaagagagaggaggaggtgggggttcgattcccctacctagctcgagctggggtggagcagggaggtggggcgaccagagcgggcggcggcggccacggcggctctaggtggcggcgcagcaagaCCGGAGAGGAGGGGCACGGGGGCGGCGTGGCTTGTGGTGGTGGATGGCCACGAGGAgcgcctatttataggcgtggcgaGGCGATGGGGGGAGAggcgccggtggtggtggccggcgagcatcgccgggcgccattaatggcgctccggcCGTTTGCGGCCGTCGTGGAGTGGCGTGCGCACCGAGGGCGGCGTCCAGGGTGGAGCGCGCACGTGGTCGGTCGTTGTGGCCGACGTCGAGCTTGGCGAGCGCTGTGCGTGCTCTGCTATCGCAAGCTCGGGCGCCAAGGCGGcactggcggcagcggcgagcggcgcggcgggcatcACGGCACGCGGGGCGCGTGGGGGTGGCAGGGAGCAGGGGCGCGCGTGCGtgtgcgggcggcgcggcgagcggcgcgcggcagaggagagggatgaaggaaaagaaaaagaaaagaaaaaggaaaatgagaaaaagaaaaaggaaaaagggaaagagagaaggagagagatTCGCA
The Panicum virgatum strain AP13 chromosome 6N, P.virgatum_v5, whole genome shotgun sequence genome window above contains:
- the LOC120679024 gene encoding external alternative NAD(P)H-ubiquinone oxidoreductase B2, mitochondrial-like, producing MRWAAFLWDGASGGARRRPGVSNLLLVVAAASSGGLVAYADSGSDAAVEKPQLPQRKKVVVLGTGWGGTTFLRNLDSRLYDVQVISPRNYFAFTPLLPSVTSGTVEPRSIVEPIRRILEKKGGEIKFWEAECFKIDSQNKKIHCRSNIGTNLEGNGEFLVDYDYLVVAVGARTNTFNTPGVVENCHFLKEVEDAQKIRRSVMDCFERASLPFLDEEERKKNLHFVVVGGGPTGVEFAASLRDFVTEDLSKLYPSIQHLVKISLIEAADHILTMFDKRITNFAEDKFGRDGIDVKTGYKVVKVSKDAITMQNPAAGDISVPYGMAVWSTGIGTRPFIVEFMKQIGQGNRRVLATDEWLRVRECDGVYAIGDCATINQRRVMEDIAEIFRVADKDKSGTLTVKEIQDVLDDIYVRYPQVQLYLKSKQMNGIADLVRSAKGDAEKESVELNIEEFKKALSLVDSQVKFLPATAQVASQQGQYLARCFNKMKDAEEHPEGPIRIRGEGRHRFRPFRYRHLGQFAPLGGEQTAAQLPGDWISIGHSTQWLWYSVYATKQISWRTRLLVVSDWTRRFIFGRDSSCI